One region of Dokdonia sp. 4H-3-7-5 genomic DNA includes:
- a CDS encoding choice-of-anchor D domain-containing protein, which yields MKKPSIGRVLLLASVILVITQSVSSISAQTVLFNADFSNTTGDNAWTQSINTNGSFDAVDFVLNNQFPNYANNALFALESPIIDLTGYWNLTLDLRHFYKTEPFRDGIQMQYRIDGGTWSVLGTEANGYYNDTDVNGIADNTDGWSGDNTPFSGNAFTAAPTLDLTTFNTNFNNASNVQLRVVFGSDNTSDLLINNDGAAIDDVIIRGRLIGEYCTPQAISNPSTIRRVAINTIDNNTPIQNNGYSDFTTISTDLEQNSSYPLTVQVNTNGNFTFNTRAWIDWNQDGDFNDAGEEYNTGTASNVANGATSNSPLNITVPAGANLGPTVMRVQSKWNGTAGNPSPCLANNSYYGETEDYQINVTSSVPQPEIAIFGSGIEIIDGSTTPNAGDGTNFGTITAGSILNRTFTIRNTGTATLNLSGSVLGGTSASSYTITSPPPATIAAGSSATFTITYNPTVGGVHNATFSVANNDSNENPYNFSITGTATGPQPEISLNGLGNIINDGDTTTLVSNGTNFGASLINGSISRTYTIANSGSANLNLTGASPYAIITGSPYFTVTAIPSSTIIPGGGSTSFEVTYNPILVGNHSATVTINNNDSDENPYTFVIEGQCTLVVAPEIDIFGNAVEIVDGDTTPNTADDTDFSNVFLGSSDANDFTITNTGTADLVLNGTQVQIQGGGGNFAISSMPSTTIAAGESSVFQVTYTPNAVGTHNATVRVTSNDINEGDYTFDIEGSSTIDISPRYTIHYNNFDVSAEGWTVSNLGGASVWTYGANTTEPGTDGNYFYTNNYNDFAPGSDTYAISPVIDLTGFTDLRLYIDVRFNLDNDLEDGMNIEYSSNGGTNWTVLGTSGLGADNKWYNDANVLGLGTNVNGWSGINDSNFNAAKSQFMTSYLDLPASLVNNPQARFRVRFSDDNDATRDDGANFDNFIIVGNPQIPFGNPASGPADVASNLKLWLKSNSGITATDGNQVNVWSDQAQDNDATVSSFDAPTYFNNSAENINHNPVLSFNEADKTQLKGKGGFYSQDYWVVLKQNGTIDGTTPNAFEGVVAGRASNRQFSEDGTGFWTGKISIRFSGNDNMLSHMIGSTPASANSTTPNTYGRAYSSNSDSYTDEVIIINIKRNASGNGSEIYKNGIRVDNVDAFAYNQNTNTVGNVLPYDDINNSIYALGVSFAGLNRTDISSWFNGKITEFISYSLPNSLLNQKKIQSYLALKNGVTLHRTNSTTTTRQGDENYIDSDGTTIWDTTINNGFTYDIAGIGRDDAATLNQKQSTSSNPGAIVTMGLSDIYNTNSENISANTNVINDKNFLVWGNNNGSFAASAPIQVDLSDGIAGLNTLVDFSSILRTWKVVETGAVGDVKISVPEASLSATITPPGNFLMFISDTPSFSPTSEYRVMTSNGTNIETIYDFDGTKYITFGYAPEYIYERSITFDGTRDYMDADDVADLTGPFTISTWIKPGANANGTDIISKRNFGSFTEGYALILNNASRPRIVWRNAAGTTEALSASIALPQDEWHHIAVIYDGNRATFYIDGIEDNSGVRNSPVSSSQHFMVAAANYQNPTRFFDGTIDEVRVWNQALSQEQLQFIMNQEIEKFTDDSVNGKIIPQNISKNEVASIPWADLEMYLPMNKYTFTNVKDESDNNYVAAIKNLQTVDFQTAPLPYVSTADGVWANTNTWTNGATQALPGAPSLVDATQTIDWNIVQTAHNISTASNNTVLALDVSTAELTVGNDSKMEVSHYLKLDGVMDLVGESQLIQTENSDLAAASIGRLERDQQGTSDTFSYNIWSSPVEKTNPDGTFTIASIMNDGTDENNPQSLNFSTGFNGANTIPKTVSAYWLFTYRNDPADTYSAYEQIGPYGSLDIGDGFTMKGPGSGGITDPQNYVFIGRPNNGTDAASIDKLINAGNDFMMGNPFPSALDANKFINDNPHLTGTLSFWEHWGGGNHFLADYEAGYALYTLSGGTPAVSHPAQNTSGVGTKTPTQFIAVGQGFFVRAATTGTTNFNNTQRVFAKEASSGSFFFNGETTQSENALNAEDDIVQHEDLREKFRIGFDSPSAYHRQLLMTIDENTTFGYDRAYDAVIDNHPQEDMMWMLDDNKAIILGVPAIENDRKFPLRIGLPMDGEISIGVDALENVNTENTTVYVFDALQDTYTDITTDDKFTLTLEAGTYLDRFYIVFEQTAAAEEDTDDTTQQTDEQEENNQDIEVVDTDIIDETEESDNLSIYFNSQSHDIVINKRVDYDLKSIQLFTMLGQLIKEWTPDSETSRIELPVQDISTGAYIIKVQKLQTTYTQKLIIH from the coding sequence ATGAAAAAGCCCTCAATTGGTAGAGTACTACTTCTCGCCTCCGTAATTTTGGTTATTACACAATCTGTGTCATCCATTAGTGCGCAAACCGTTTTATTCAACGCAGACTTCTCAAATACGACTGGTGATAATGCGTGGACTCAGAGCATAAACACCAATGGTTCATTTGATGCAGTAGACTTTGTTTTAAATAATCAATTTCCGAATTATGCAAACAATGCATTATTTGCTCTTGAAAGTCCTATAATTGATTTAACAGGATATTGGAATCTTACTCTTGATCTACGTCATTTTTACAAAACAGAACCCTTTCGAGATGGGATTCAAATGCAATATCGTATTGATGGAGGTACTTGGTCTGTACTGGGAACCGAAGCCAATGGATATTATAATGACACAGACGTAAATGGAATAGCAGATAATACTGATGGATGGTCAGGTGATAATACTCCATTTAGTGGTAATGCATTTACTGCTGCACCTACATTGGACTTGACCACCTTCAATACCAATTTTAATAACGCATCTAATGTGCAATTACGTGTTGTTTTTGGTAGTGATAACACAAGTGATCTTTTAATAAATAACGACGGAGCAGCCATAGATGACGTAATCATAAGAGGACGATTAATTGGGGAATATTGCACTCCTCAAGCAATTAGCAATCCATCTACAATACGAAGAGTCGCTATTAACACTATCGATAACAATACGCCAATACAAAACAATGGATATTCGGATTTCACTACCATCTCTACAGATTTAGAACAAAATTCTTCTTATCCATTAACTGTACAAGTAAACACAAATGGAAATTTCACTTTCAACACTAGAGCTTGGATAGACTGGAACCAAGATGGAGATTTCAATGACGCCGGAGAAGAATATAATACTGGAACAGCATCAAACGTTGCAAATGGTGCAACCTCAAATTCTCCTTTAAATATAACCGTACCTGCCGGAGCTAACCTAGGGCCAACTGTGATGCGTGTTCAAAGTAAATGGAATGGAACTGCAGGTAATCCCTCACCATGTTTAGCTAATAATTCATACTATGGAGAAACGGAAGATTATCAAATAAATGTTACATCATCAGTACCCCAACCAGAAATTGCAATTTTCGGATCAGGAATAGAAATCATTGACGGAAGTACAACTCCAAATGCTGGGGATGGAACTAACTTTGGAACCATCACCGCTGGATCGATACTCAATCGCACATTCACCATAAGAAATACTGGTACTGCAACTCTCAACCTATCAGGAAGTGTATTAGGTGGCACTAGCGCTTCAAGTTATACTATCACATCGCCTCCACCTGCAACTATTGCTGCGGGTAGTTCGGCAACGTTTACTATTACATATAACCCTACAGTAGGAGGTGTTCATAATGCTACATTCAGCGTTGCTAACAATGATAGTAATGAAAATCCATACAACTTTAGTATTACAGGAACAGCTACAGGTCCACAGCCAGAAATATCATTAAATGGTCTGGGTAATATTATAAATGATGGCGATACCACAACACTAGTTAGTAATGGCACTAATTTTGGAGCCAGCCTAATAAACGGTAGTATAAGCCGAACTTATACCATTGCAAATTCTGGAAGCGCAAACCTTAACCTTACAGGTGCTTCTCCATATGCTATTATAACTGGAAGTCCTTACTTTACAGTAACCGCAATACCTTCTAGTACTATTATCCCAGGTGGAGGCTCTACTTCTTTTGAGGTTACCTACAATCCTATCTTAGTTGGAAATCACTCTGCTACAGTTACTATCAATAATAATGACAGTGACGAAAATCCTTATACATTTGTTATTGAAGGACAATGCACGCTGGTGGTTGCTCCAGAGATAGATATTTTTGGAAATGCTGTAGAAATTGTAGACGGTGATACTACTCCAAATACTGCAGACGACACAGATTTCAGTAACGTGTTCTTAGGATCCTCTGATGCAAATGACTTTACAATCACAAACACAGGAACAGCAGATTTAGTACTGAATGGCACACAAGTTCAAATTCAAGGAGGTGGAGGTAATTTTGCAATTTCATCAATGCCGTCGACTACAATAGCTGCTGGAGAATCGAGCGTTTTTCAAGTAACGTATACACCAAATGCTGTTGGAACTCATAATGCGACTGTGAGAGTTACATCTAACGATATAAATGAAGGTGACTATACTTTCGATATTGAGGGTTCATCCACAATTGATATATCTCCCCGATACACTATCCATTATAATAATTTTGATGTTAGCGCAGAAGGTTGGACTGTTTCAAACCTTGGAGGAGCATCCGTATGGACGTATGGAGCAAACACCACCGAACCTGGAACAGATGGAAATTACTTTTATACCAATAACTATAACGACTTCGCACCAGGAAGTGACACTTATGCTATAAGCCCTGTTATAGATCTTACTGGTTTTACGGACTTAAGATTATATATTGATGTGAGATTTAATCTCGATAATGATCTAGAAGATGGAATGAATATAGAATATTCATCAAATGGTGGAACTAATTGGACAGTATTAGGAACTTCAGGTCTAGGAGCTGATAATAAGTGGTACAACGATGCTAATGTTTTAGGTCTAGGAACTAACGTAAATGGATGGAGTGGTATTAATGATAGTAATTTTAATGCTGCTAAATCACAGTTTATGACATCATACCTAGACTTGCCAGCATCTCTAGTTAATAATCCTCAAGCTCGCTTTAGAGTGAGATTCTCAGATGATAATGACGCTACAAGGGATGATGGTGCAAATTTTGATAATTTTATAATTGTTGGAAACCCACAGATTCCTTTTGGAAATCCAGCTTCGGGTCCAGCAGATGTAGCTTCAAACTTAAAACTTTGGTTAAAAAGTAATTCTGGAATAACTGCTACAGATGGAAATCAAGTAAATGTGTGGTCAGATCAAGCTCAAGATAATGATGCTACCGTAAGTAGTTTTGACGCACCTACTTATTTTAACAATAGCGCTGAAAATATAAACCATAATCCTGTACTTAGTTTCAATGAGGCAGATAAAACTCAGCTTAAAGGTAAGGGAGGATTCTATTCTCAAGATTATTGGGTAGTATTAAAACAAAACGGCACAATAGATGGCACTACACCAAACGCCTTTGAAGGCGTTGTTGCTGGTAGAGCTTCAAACAGACAGTTTTCTGAAGATGGAACTGGATTTTGGACTGGTAAAATATCTATACGCTTCTCTGGTAATGATAATATGTTAAGCCACATGATTGGTTCTACTCCAGCTAGTGCTAATTCAACTACTCCAAATACATATGGACGTGCTTATTCGTCTAATTCAGACAGTTATACTGATGAAGTAATTATTATAAATATTAAGAGAAACGCTAGTGGGAATGGTTCAGAAATTTACAAGAATGGTATAAGAGTAGATAACGTAGATGCGTTTGCATACAATCAGAACACAAATACAGTTGGTAATGTGTTACCATATGATGACATTAACAACTCAATTTATGCCTTAGGAGTAAGTTTTGCCGGCTTAAATAGAACAGACATATCGTCTTGGTTTAATGGGAAGATAACGGAATTCATAAGCTACAGCTTACCTAACTCATTACTTAATCAGAAAAAAATACAATCATATCTTGCTTTAAAAAATGGAGTAACACTTCATCGTACCAATAGTACTACAACTACAAGACAAGGTGATGAAAATTATATTGATAGTGATGGTACTACTATATGGGATACCACCATAAACAATGGTTTCACATATGATATAGCTGGGATAGGTAGAGATGATGCTGCTACTTTAAACCAAAAACAATCTACTTCAAGTAATCCAGGAGCAATTGTCACTATGGGACTTTCAGATATATACAACACTAATTCGGAAAATATCAGTGCAAATACCAACGTTATAAATGATAAAAACTTTCTTGTATGGGGAAATAACAACGGTTCTTTTGCTGCCTCTGCTCCTATTCAAGTTGATTTGAGTGATGGTATAGCTGGTTTAAATACATTAGTAGATTTTTCTTCTATTTTACGCACATGGAAAGTAGTCGAAACTGGAGCTGTTGGAGACGTAAAAATCTCGGTTCCTGAAGCCTCACTTTCTGCCACAATAACACCGCCTGGAAATTTCTTAATGTTTATATCAGACACGCCTTCATTTAGTCCAACCTCAGAGTATCGAGTAATGACTTCAAACGGAACAAATATTGAAACCATTTACGATTTTGATGGTACTAAATACATCACATTCGGATATGCACCAGAATATATCTATGAGCGATCAATTACATTTGATGGTACAAGAGATTATATGGATGCAGATGATGTTGCAGACCTCACGGGACCATTTACTATATCAACTTGGATAAAACCTGGTGCAAATGCAAATGGAACTGATATTATTTCTAAAAGAAATTTTGGATCTTTTACTGAAGGTTACGCACTTATACTTAATAATGCCTCAAGACCTCGCATCGTATGGAGGAATGCAGCGGGAACTACTGAAGCTCTAAGTGCTTCTATTGCGCTACCTCAAGATGAATGGCACCATATTGCTGTAATATATGACGGAAATAGAGCTACATTCTATATTGATGGTATAGAAGATAATTCAGGTGTACGAAATAGCCCTGTAAGCTCAAGCCAACATTTTATGGTTGCTGCTGCAAACTATCAAAACCCTACAAGATTCTTTGATGGAACTATAGATGAGGTAAGAGTATGGAATCAAGCGTTATCACAAGAGCAACTACAGTTCATCATGAATCAGGAAATTGAAAAATTTACCGATGACTCTGTAAATGGTAAAATCATACCTCAAAATATTTCTAAAAATGAAGTAGCTAGCATCCCTTGGGCAGATCTTGAAATGTATTTACCTATGAATAAATACACTTTTACAAACGTAAAAGACGAGTCTGACAATAATTATGTAGCAGCCATAAAAAATCTGCAAACTGTAGATTTCCAAACGGCTCCCCTACCTTATGTTTCAACTGCAGATGGAGTTTGGGCAAATACTAACACATGGACTAACGGAGCTACACAAGCTCTACCAGGAGCGCCATCATTAGTTGATGCAACGCAAACCATTGATTGGAATATTGTTCAAACAGCACATAACATTTCTACAGCATCAAATAACACGGTTCTAGCACTTGATGTAAGTACTGCCGAGTTAACCGTAGGAAATGATAGTAAGATGGAAGTATCTCACTATTTAAAATTAGACGGTGTTATGGATCTTGTTGGAGAATCACAATTAATACAGACAGAAAATAGTGATCTGGCAGCTGCTAGTATTGGAAGACTTGAAAGAGATCAGCAAGGTACGTCAGATACCTTTTCATATAATATCTGGTCATCCCCCGTAGAAAAAACAAATCCTGATGGCACATTTACTATAGCATCTATTATGAACGATGGGACTGATGAAAACAATCCGCAATCATTAAATTTCAGTACTGGATTTAATGGAGCGAACACCATACCTAAGACGGTGAGTGCTTATTGGCTATTTACCTACAGAAATGACCCTGCAGACACCTATAGTGCTTATGAGCAAATAGGTCCTTACGGATCTTTAGATATAGGTGATGGCTTTACAATGAAAGGTCCCGGTAGTGGTGGCATCACAGATCCACAAAATTATGTTTTTATAGGAAGACCTAATAATGGCACAGATGCAGCATCTATTGACAAATTAATAAATGCAGGCAATGACTTTATGATGGGTAATCCTTTTCCTTCTGCCCTTGATGCAAATAAATTTATTAATGATAATCCACACCTAACGGGTACTTTGTCATTCTGGGAACACTGGGGTGGAGGTAATCATTTCTTAGCAGATTATGAAGCTGGATATGCACTCTATACTTTAAGTGGAGGTACTCCTGCAGTAAGTCACCCTGCTCAAAACACGAGCGGTGTAGGTACTAAAACTCCTACTCAATTTATTGCAGTAGGTCAAGGGTTCTTTGTAAGAGCAGCAACTACTGGAACAACTAATTTTAACAATACACAGCGTGTCTTTGCAAAAGAAGCATCTTCTGGTTCATTTTTCTTTAATGGTGAAACAACACAATCAGAAAATGCCCTTAACGCAGAGGATGATATTGTACAACATGAGGACCTAAGAGAAAAATTTAGAATAGGTTTTGATTCTCCTAGCGCTTATCACAGACAGCTTTTAATGACTATCGATGAGAATACGACTTTTGGATATGACAGAGCTTATGATGCCGTTATTGATAACCACCCACAAGAAGATATGATGTGGATGCTAGATGATAATAAAGCCATAATTTTAGGAGTTCCTGCTATTGAGAATGACCGAAAATTCCCTTTACGTATTGGTTTACCTATGGATGGTGAAATTTCTATCGGTGTAGATGCACTTGAAAATGTAAATACAGAAAATACAACTGTTTATGTGTTTGACGCCCTTCAAGATACCTACACAGACATCACGACTGATGATAAATTCACTTTAACGCTAGAGGCTGGAACTTACTTAGACCGATTTTATATCGTGTTTGAACAAACGGCAGCAGCTGAAGAAGATACTGATGATACTACACAACAAACTGATGAACAAGAAGAAAATAATCAAGATATCGAAGTGGTTGATACGGACATTATTGATGAAACTGAGGAATCAGATAACTTGAGTATCTACTTCAATAGCCAGTCTCATGATATTGTAATTAACAAAAGAGTAGATTATGACCTTAAGTCAATACAGCTTTTCACTATGTTAGGTCAACTTATAAAAGAGTGGACACCAGATAGCGAAACCTCAAGAATAGAGTTGCCAGTGCAAGATATAAGTACGGGTGCTTACATTATTAAAGTGCAGAAATTACAAACTACATACACTCAAAAATTAATTATTCACTAA
- a CDS encoding glycosyltransferase, translated as MDIKNNLPEELASTTTEKNSVVNKISKNPWGTTVLITTFLLLVISAYIAYMLRYDFSQLDFERKSTIFGYAFMTVASVFLAYKSAFFLYTLYNYFRYKPVASVTDEELPTVTVIVPAYNEGKQVYATLQSLAASDYPVEKIQLLSIDDGSQDDTWHWMQVAKKELGNRVSICQQPKNMGKRHALYRGFHEGTGEVFITVDSDSMVTPDTLRNLVSPFIDNEDCGAVAGNIRVLNNEKALLPKMLDVSFVLSFEFVRSAESNLNSVLCTPGALAAYRRDAVFACLEEWIDQTFMGKPSDIGEDRAMTNMILSQGKHVLFQKNAYAYTNVPENYKGLYKMFIRWGRSNVRENIAMAKYVFTDFREGSKTGTRLLFLSQSLQIIMTYPFLAFMLFFIATHPVLFLTSTLVSILVLSTFPALFYGKKYNIAESFYAYSYSLFYTFGLFWITPYAIATAGKSGWLTRSLPQAV; from the coding sequence ATGGACATTAAAAACAACCTTCCAGAAGAATTAGCATCAACTACTACCGAGAAAAACTCAGTTGTAAATAAAATATCTAAAAATCCTTGGGGAACTACTGTACTCATTACAACATTCTTGCTCCTAGTCATATCTGCTTATATAGCATATATGTTGCGTTATGACTTTTCACAACTAGATTTTGAACGTAAGAGTACTATCTTTGGCTATGCATTTATGACGGTTGCATCCGTATTTCTTGCCTATAAAAGTGCCTTCTTCTTATATACACTTTATAACTATTTCCGATACAAACCCGTAGCATCTGTTACAGATGAAGAGTTACCTACTGTAACTGTAATTGTACCTGCCTATAATGAAGGAAAGCAAGTATATGCAACACTCCAAAGTCTTGCTGCCAGTGATTACCCTGTAGAAAAAATACAACTGTTATCAATAGATGATGGTAGTCAAGATGATACATGGCATTGGATGCAAGTCGCCAAAAAAGAACTAGGTAATCGTGTTTCTATATGCCAGCAACCTAAAAACATGGGTAAACGTCATGCATTATACCGTGGTTTTCACGAAGGAACTGGAGAGGTTTTCATCACTGTAGACAGTGATTCTATGGTGACTCCAGACACGCTTAGAAATTTAGTTAGTCCATTTATTGATAATGAAGATTGTGGTGCTGTAGCAGGTAACATAAGAGTATTGAACAATGAGAAGGCATTATTACCAAAAATGCTTGACGTGAGTTTTGTACTTAGTTTTGAGTTTGTACGATCTGCAGAGAGTAACCTCAATTCTGTATTATGTACTCCTGGAGCGCTTGCTGCTTATAGAAGAGATGCTGTTTTTGCTTGTCTAGAAGAATGGATTGATCAAACGTTCATGGGGAAACCATCAGATATAGGTGAAGATCGCGCGATGACAAATATGATTCTTAGCCAAGGTAAACATGTACTTTTCCAGAAAAATGCATATGCTTACACTAACGTACCAGAAAACTATAAAGGACTTTATAAAATGTTCATTAGATGGGGAAGAAGTAACGTACGTGAGAACATCGCAATGGCAAAATATGTGTTTACAGACTTTAGAGAAGGCTCAAAAACGGGCACGAGATTACTTTTTCTGAGTCAGTCATTGCAGATTATCATGACATATCCCTTCCTAGCTTTTATGTTATTTTTTATAGCGACTCATCCAGTGCTATTCTTAACGTCAACACTAGTGAGTATCCTTGTACTATCTACATTCCCTGCACTATTTTACGGTAAAAAATATAATATCGCAGAGTCTTTTTATGCATATTCATACAGTTTATTTTACACCTTTGGCTTATTCTGGATCACTCCTTACGCCATCGCAACTGCTGGTAAAAGTGGCTGGTTAACGCGTAGTTTACCACAAGCAGTATAA